Proteins found in one Thermaerobacter subterraneus DSM 13965 genomic segment:
- a CDS encoding F510_1955 family glycosylhydrolase — translation MSRQGRRKGRGSSRTERWRRTGVWVAVMVAVAAVAGVIVAGGVLGWGGAASSPSIRHVHGMAVDPGDPNRLWVATHDGLLVWEEPGGWRGRVGPVADLMGFSAGPDGRLYASGHPGPQLNLDNPLGLARSEDGGRTWEPVSLEGVVDFHAMAVSPAHPGLIYGYFYGDGQLYRSEDGGQTWTRTPASDLAGPRGLGPLQLVAHPTDPATLLAAGENGLLLSTDGGRTWERLRDGVVTAAAFVPGTDRGTILVYDAAEGLLRSTDGGRTWQPAGSGLRVDPQDPLAALAARPDAPQRIYAITMTGTLWRSTDGGGTWETIGAPQ, via the coding sequence ATGAGCCGCCAGGGCCGCCGCAAGGGCCGCGGTTCGTCCCGGACAGAGCGCTGGCGAAGAACCGGCGTGTGGGTGGCCGTCATGGTGGCCGTGGCCGCCGTGGCCGGCGTCATCGTGGCGGGCGGGGTCCTGGGGTGGGGCGGGGCGGCCTCGTCCCCGTCCATCCGCCACGTCCACGGCATGGCGGTGGATCCCGGGGATCCAAACCGGCTCTGGGTGGCCACCCACGACGGCCTGCTGGTCTGGGAAGAACCCGGTGGCTGGCGCGGCCGCGTGGGCCCGGTGGCAGACCTGATGGGCTTTTCCGCGGGGCCTGACGGCCGCCTCTACGCCAGCGGGCACCCGGGACCGCAGTTGAACTTGGACAACCCCCTGGGGCTCGCCCGCAGCGAGGACGGCGGCCGGACCTGGGAACCCGTCAGCCTGGAGGGCGTCGTCGACTTCCATGCGATGGCGGTGAGTCCGGCCCACCCCGGCCTGATCTACGGTTACTTTTACGGTGACGGGCAGCTCTACCGCAGTGAAGACGGCGGGCAGACGTGGACCCGCACCCCCGCTTCGGATCTGGCCGGCCCCCGTGGTCTGGGCCCGCTGCAGTTGGTGGCCCATCCGACCGATCCCGCGACGCTGCTGGCGGCCGGGGAGAACGGGCTGCTCCTGAGCACGGACGGCGGGCGAACCTGGGAACGGCTGCGGGACGGGGTGGTGACCGCGGCGGCTTTCGTTCCCGGAACGGACCGTGGGACCATCCTGGTCTACGACGCCGCCGAGGGGCTCCTCCGCTCCACCGACGGCGGCCGGACGTGGCAGCCCGCGGGGTCGGGCTTGCGGGTGGACCCACAAGATCCGCTGGCCGCCCTGGCGGCCCGCCCCGACGCTCCGCAGCGGATCTACGCCATCACCATGACAGGCACGCTCTGGCGCAGTACCGACGGCGGCGGGACATGGGAAACGATCGGGGCACCGCAATGA